In Methylotenera versatilis 79, the DNA window GATTTAATTAACACGTTTGTGAACGTTAAAATCACCGATGTATCCAATCCTAAACGATTACAAGGCCAGATAATAGAAAAGACTGTTTAATCAATGGAAATTACGTTACAACCTGAAGACAATGTGCGTTTGGCAAACCTTTGCGGCGCATTGGATGAAAATATTAAACAGATTGAAACCGCACTTGAGGTAAATATTAATCGCCGTGGCGGCACATTCAATATATCTGGCAAGGTAGACAATATGCGGCTGGCGGCACAGATGATAGAAAACTTCTACGTCCGCGCAAAAAAACCGCTTGAGTTAGAAGATGTGCAATTGGGCCTGGTTGAAATTGATAAATTAAAGCCAGAAGATGTATCAAGTACAGCAATGCCGGTTTTAATGACGCGGCGCGGCGATTTACATGGTCGCACGCCACGCCAAGTTTCTTATTTGCAGCAAATTCAGGATCACGATATTACCTTTGGCATTGGCCCAGCGGGTACAGGAAAAACCTATTTAGCTGTTGCCAGCGCAATTGATGCAATGACGCGCGACCGTGTGAAACGTATCGTTTTAGTACGCCCAGCGGTTGAAGCTGGTGAAAAACTAGGCTTTTTACCAGGTGATTTAAATCAAAAAGTCGACCCATATTTGCGGCCTTTATATGACGCATTGTACGATTTAGCAGGTTATGACACGGTGAATAAAATGTTCGAGCGCGGCGCGATTGAGGTCGCACCGTTGGCTTACATGCGCGGCAGAACATTGAACCAAAGCTTTATTATTCTGGATGAAGCGCAAAATACGACGCCAGAACAGATGAAAATGTTTTTAACGCGGATTGGCTTTGGCACAAAAGCCGTTATAACGGGCGATGTGACGCAAATTGATTTACAGCGTCACCAAAAAAGCGGCTTGGTTGAAGCGCAAAAAATATTGAAAGATGTTAAAGGCATTGCGATGACGCACTTTTTATCTGCCGATGTCGTCCGCCACCCTTTGGTACAAAAGATTATCAATGCCTACGAAGAATATGAGCTTAAAAATACTTAATTAAGTGATTGAGTGTTTTGTTTCAAAGCTTTTACATAAACTTTTTATCTGCTTTCATCATCAGAATATTAGTGATGTAGATGACGAATAACTAGCTTATCTATTAACCAGTTTACCAAGCAATCTATTTTTTATGTCTTATATAAGACATAAGTGTTATCATCATATTAAGCACATGAACAAAATGAATGCGCTTAAAACAGCCCGAAACAGTATTGCGCACAAAATGCATTCAATCACTTAACCTTTAAAATCGATAGAGGACATCATGGCACTGGTTTCACTACGTCAATTATTAGATCACGCCGCTGAATTTAGCTACGGCATTCCCGCTTTTAATGTGAATAACATGGAGCAGGTGCAGGCGATTATGCAAGCGGCAGATTCCACCAACAGCCCGGTTATTTTGCAAGCTTCTGCTGGCGCGCGCCAATATGCGGGCGAAGCTTTTCTGCGGCATTTAGTCTTAGCGGCCATCGAATCTTATCCGCATATTCCTGTGGTGATGCATCAAGATCACGGCCATACGCCTGCCATCTGTATTCAAGCGATGCGTTCAGGGTTTTCCAGCGTGATGATGGACGGCTCGCTAATGGAAGATGCTAAAACGCCATCTACTTATCAATACAATGTAGATGTGTCCAAAAAAGTGGTGGAATTCGCGCACGCGATTGGTGTTTCAGTTGAGGCAGAGTTAGGTGTGCTTGGCTCGCTAGAAACAGGTTTAGCGGGTGAAGAAGATGGTTCTGGTGCTGAAGGCGTTTTAGATCAATCTCAACTGTTAACTGACCCTGAAGAAGCGGCCGATTTTGTGCATCAAACTGGAGTTGATGCATTAGCGATTGCGATTGGCACATCACACGGTGCTTATAAATTCACCAAACCGCCAACGGGGAAAACGCTGTCGATTCAACGCATTAAAGAAATCCACACGCGTATTCCCAACACACATCTGGTTATGCATGGCTCATCATCTGTGCCGCAAGAATGGTTGAAAATCATCAACGCTTACGGTGGCGATATGGGCGAAACGTATGGCGTGCCAGTGGAGGAAATCGTAGAAGGCATTAAATATGGCGTACGAAAGGTGAATATTGATACCGATTTACGCATGGCTTCCAGCGGCGCAATCCGTCAGTTTTTTGACCAGCACAAAAAAGAATTTGACCCCAGAAAATTTTTAACCGCCGCCACTGTTGCCATGCGCGATATTTGCGTCGCGCGTTATGAGGCGTTTGGCTCAGCCGGTTACGCCAATAAAATCAAACCAATTTCTTGTGATCGTATGGCGGAACGCTACAAAAGTGGCGAATTAAATGCCATCGTTAAAATGCATGTGAAGAATGAGGTCAAATAATGAGCGCCACTCACAGCAAACGCCGCAAATTAGTCGTCGGCAATTGGAAGATGCATGGTGATTTATCGAGCAATGAACATTTGTTGGGTGACATTGTTAAAGGCTTAAGCAATTTAAAGCACGCGGATTATGTCGTTTGCCCGCCGAACACTTATCTTTTTCAGGCGCGCGAGTTATTAAGCGAGAGCAATATTGCATGGGGCGGCCAAAATGTGAATCAACATGAAAAAGGCGCATTTACCGGCGCAGTCGCCGCTCACATGCTAACAGATTTAGGTTGTACCTATGTATTGCTTGGCCACTCTGAACGGCGCGTGCTATTCAATGAAACAAATTTAACCGCGGCTGCACGCTTTGATGCATCGATTAAAGCGGGTTTAACGCCAGTGTTATGCGTGGGCGAGACACTGGCAGAGCACGAAGCGGGTTTAACTGAAGTAATTATTGCTAGCCAAATGGATGCAGTGATGGCAACGTTGAACGATGAAAATTTTGCTTCCGCCATGCGTGTGAATATGGTTTTTGCCTACGAGCCCGTGTGGGCGGTTGGCACTGGAAAAACCGCCACACCAGAACAAGCGCAAGCGGTACATGCATTTATTCGTAATCGTATTGCCAGGCGTAATAGCGAAGCGGCCACGCATGTGCGCATTATCTACGGCGGCAGTATTAAAGCCAGTAATGCTAAAAAATTATTTGCAATGCCAGATGTAGACGGCGGATTAGTGGGTGGTGCTTCGCTGTCTGCGGATGAGTTTATCTCGATATGCAAGGCAGCTAACTAATCTAAATATTGAGCTTAATTTGGGGTTAACTTAACCCCTAAATTAATCCCAAATTAAGCCAAAAGCCAAGCTCAATTCATTATTTACGCTTAGATTTTTTCTGATGGTAGCTAGCGATTCTATCAATCTCGTTTTTGCTACCCAACATAATCGGCACACGTTGATGGATACCAGTCGGGCTCACTTCTAACACGCGTTGCAAACCAGTCGTAGAACCGCCACCAGCTTGTTCCACAATAAAACTCATCGGGTTAGCTTCGTACATTAATCGCAGTTTACCCATTTTGGCTCTGGCATCACTGGGATACATAAACACACCGCCGCGCACCAATATACGATGCACTTCTGCCACCATTGACGCCACCCAGCGCATATTAAAATCTTTATCGCGCTCACCTTCCGTGCCCTGCAAACACTCATCAATATAGCGCTGCACTGGTTCTTGCCAAAAACGATAGTTGGACATATTGATCGCAAACTCTTTAGTGTCTGGCTGAATTTGCATCTGCGGATGGGTTAATACAAATGTATTGCTTGTTTTATCTAGCGTAAATCCATTCACGCCATTGCCAACTGTCAATACAAACATGGTTGATGTGCCGTATAAGGCATAACCCGCACAAATCTGTTCCTTACCTGCTTGCAGAAAATCCGCTAATTCCGGCTGATTGTTTTTAGCTTTTAATACTGAAAATATCGTACCAACTGAAATATTCACGTTCACGTTCGATGAACCATCCAGCGGATCAACACATAACAAATATTGACCATTTCTATTGGTTAAGTTAATTGGGCCAACGACTTCTTCAGAAACCATTCCCGCGATATAACCGCTTTTCTGAATCGCCTCGATAAAAATATCGTTGGTCAGTACATCCAACGTCTTCTGCACTTCACCTTGTACATTCTCAGTCACTAAACTGCCCATATTGCCAGCAATCGCACCAGCATCGATTGCAACGGCAATTTGTTTAACCGCAACGGCAATATCGTCCAAAATCGCAGTCAGCTCAGCGCTGTGTTCGCCTTGCAGATGTTGAGCTAAAAATGTTGAAATCGTCATATTTTGTGTCATGGTTTAATTATATAATCTAAACACTTCAATTACGTTACAAATCATGCCAAAACTCCATATCACCACTCAATTCGCATCTCAGCG includes these proteins:
- a CDS encoding PhoH family protein, with translation MEITLQPEDNVRLANLCGALDENIKQIETALEVNINRRGGTFNISGKVDNMRLAAQMIENFYVRAKKPLELEDVQLGLVEIDKLKPEDVSSTAMPVLMTRRGDLHGRTPRQVSYLQQIQDHDITFGIGPAGTGKTYLAVASAIDAMTRDRVKRIVLVRPAVEAGEKLGFLPGDLNQKVDPYLRPLYDALYDLAGYDTVNKMFERGAIEVAPLAYMRGRTLNQSFIILDEAQNTTPEQMKMFLTRIGFGTKAVITGDVTQIDLQRHQKSGLVEAQKILKDVKGIAMTHFLSADVVRHPLVQKIINAYEEYELKNT
- the fba gene encoding class II fructose-bisphosphate aldolase (catalyzes the reversible aldol condensation of dihydroxyacetonephosphate and glyceraldehyde 3-phosphate in the Calvin cycle, glycolysis, and/or gluconeogenesis), with the protein product MALVSLRQLLDHAAEFSYGIPAFNVNNMEQVQAIMQAADSTNSPVILQASAGARQYAGEAFLRHLVLAAIESYPHIPVVMHQDHGHTPAICIQAMRSGFSSVMMDGSLMEDAKTPSTYQYNVDVSKKVVEFAHAIGVSVEAELGVLGSLETGLAGEEDGSGAEGVLDQSQLLTDPEEAADFVHQTGVDALAIAIGTSHGAYKFTKPPTGKTLSIQRIKEIHTRIPNTHLVMHGSSSVPQEWLKIINAYGGDMGETYGVPVEEIVEGIKYGVRKVNIDTDLRMASSGAIRQFFDQHKKEFDPRKFLTAATVAMRDICVARYEAFGSAGYANKIKPISCDRMAERYKSGELNAIVKMHVKNEVK
- the tpiA gene encoding triose-phosphate isomerase, whose translation is MSATHSKRRKLVVGNWKMHGDLSSNEHLLGDIVKGLSNLKHADYVVCPPNTYLFQARELLSESNIAWGGQNVNQHEKGAFTGAVAAHMLTDLGCTYVLLGHSERRVLFNETNLTAAARFDASIKAGLTPVLCVGETLAEHEAGLTEVIIASQMDAVMATLNDENFASAMRVNMVFAYEPVWAVGTGKTATPEQAQAVHAFIRNRIARRNSEAATHVRIIYGGSIKASNAKKLFAMPDVDGGLVGGASLSADEFISICKAAN
- a CDS encoding class 1 fructose-bisphosphatase, coding for MTQNMTISTFLAQHLQGEHSAELTAILDDIAVAVKQIAVAIDAGAIAGNMGSLVTENVQGEVQKTLDVLTNDIFIEAIQKSGYIAGMVSEEVVGPINLTNRNGQYLLCVDPLDGSSNVNVNISVGTIFSVLKAKNNQPELADFLQAGKEQICAGYALYGTSTMFVLTVGNGVNGFTLDKTSNTFVLTHPQMQIQPDTKEFAINMSNYRFWQEPVQRYIDECLQGTEGERDKDFNMRWVASMVAEVHRILVRGGVFMYPSDARAKMGKLRLMYEANPMSFIVEQAGGGSTTGLQRVLEVSPTGIHQRVPIMLGSKNEIDRIASYHQKKSKRK